In Variovorax sp. J2L1-78, a single window of DNA contains:
- a CDS encoding DeoR/GlpR family DNA-binding transcription regulator has protein sequence MLQEERFLRIRSLLATFSRVSVDRIVQDLEVSRETVRRDLLELEGSGELRRVHGGAVATGPEPEPPLSVRLVARQKEKRAIAKAAVGLLRPGQTLFLDAGSTTSTLAEEIATLSGMTVITNSLTIALKLAGADEARSSRNDVRLLGGQIDVKTQATHGEGTLEDIRRFRVDVALLSPVGLHARHGAMSFEHHEAAVARAMAEQAQQVVILADHSKIGLASRVTYARTADIDIVVTDAKAREVAGLAALRKACERLVIA, from the coding sequence ATGCTCCAAGAAGAACGATTCCTCCGCATCCGCAGCCTGCTGGCGACCTTCTCGCGGGTGAGCGTCGACCGCATCGTGCAGGACCTGGAAGTCTCGCGCGAAACCGTGCGGCGCGACCTGCTCGAGCTCGAAGGCAGCGGCGAACTGCGCCGCGTGCACGGCGGCGCGGTCGCCACCGGCCCCGAGCCCGAGCCGCCGCTGTCGGTGCGCCTGGTGGCGCGCCAGAAGGAGAAGCGCGCCATCGCCAAGGCCGCCGTTGGCCTGCTGCGCCCGGGGCAGACGCTGTTCCTGGATGCCGGCAGCACCACCTCGACGCTGGCCGAGGAGATCGCCACGCTCAGCGGCATGACGGTCATCACCAACTCGCTGACCATCGCGCTCAAGCTGGCCGGCGCCGACGAGGCCCGCAGTTCGCGCAACGACGTGCGCCTGCTCGGAGGCCAGATCGACGTGAAGACCCAGGCCACGCACGGCGAAGGCACGCTGGAGGACATCCGGCGCTTCCGGGTCGACGTGGCGCTGCTGTCGCCCGTGGGCCTGCACGCCAGGCACGGCGCCATGAGCTTCGAGCACCACGAGGCCGCGGTGGCGCGCGCCATGGCCGAGCAGGCCCAACAAGTCGTGATCCTGGCCGATCACAGCAAGATCGGCCTGGCGAGCCGCGTGACCTACGCACGCACGGCCGACATCGACATCGTCGTGACCGACGCCAAGGCGCGCGAGGTCGCGGGCCTGGCCGCGTTGCGCAAGGCCTGCGAGCGCCTCGTCATCGCCTGA
- a CDS encoding ABC transporter permease subunit: MRAPALPMHAADRWLLRACLWLPLAALVMFFGIPMLGIAWRSLVQDGTGGIGLGNYAALLDTPGVWRALFNSLLLGVSTTGVTLLLAFVVAYGIERTRMPGRSFTAIGMTLPVLAPSLVLGLGLIFLLGRNGVVGKALGIRPEIYGFWGLLIADVLYALPQAVLILRTALRHGDARQYDAAEVLGATPWRQFVDITLPGVRYGLLSAGFVVFTVTITDFGNAVVIGGNFQVLATEIYNQVSGQMKFGMGAVIGIVLLVPAALSVFIEHLAAQRQAGLGAESALPPTPRPHAGRDGAFFAASLVIVGSIYAVVLTVIVASFIRLWPYRLDLTLKHYDIDIAGGYAPLWTSIGVSLVAAAVGTALLFLLAFGVQRLPGRAASAARLLSALPVAVPGLVLGLAYVFTFNTADRPWGVLYGSALLLALCNYYHYHTQGFVSMMTAMRTVPTALDDATTVLGGGVARVLGDVHWPALRTTLLAIAVFLFMRSMVTLSAVIFLITPSLSMGAVTVMRLDEAGFTSQAAAFSTCIMAVVGTMALLLHLLTRQPVPSAH, encoded by the coding sequence GCTGCCGCTGGCCGCGCTCGTCATGTTCTTCGGCATACCGATGCTCGGCATCGCCTGGCGCAGCCTGGTGCAGGACGGCACGGGCGGTATCGGCCTGGGCAACTACGCCGCGCTGCTCGACACACCTGGCGTGTGGCGTGCGCTCTTCAACAGCCTGCTGCTGGGCGTGTCGACCACGGGCGTCACGCTGCTGCTGGCCTTCGTCGTGGCCTACGGCATCGAGCGCACGCGCATGCCCGGCCGCAGCTTCACGGCCATCGGCATGACGCTGCCGGTGCTGGCGCCCTCGCTGGTGCTCGGCCTGGGGCTGATCTTCCTGCTGGGGCGCAACGGCGTGGTCGGCAAGGCGCTCGGCATCCGGCCCGAGATCTACGGCTTCTGGGGCCTGCTGATCGCCGACGTGCTCTACGCACTGCCGCAGGCGGTGCTCATCCTGCGCACCGCGCTGCGCCACGGCGACGCGCGCCAGTACGACGCGGCCGAGGTGCTGGGGGCCACGCCGTGGCGGCAGTTTGTCGACATCACCCTGCCGGGCGTGCGCTACGGCCTGCTGAGCGCGGGCTTCGTCGTCTTCACCGTGACCATCACCGACTTCGGCAATGCGGTGGTCATCGGCGGCAATTTCCAGGTGCTGGCCACCGAGATCTACAACCAGGTCAGCGGCCAGATGAAGTTCGGCATGGGCGCGGTGATCGGCATCGTGCTGCTAGTGCCGGCCGCGCTGTCGGTCTTCATCGAACACCTGGCGGCGCAGCGCCAGGCCGGGCTGGGCGCGGAATCGGCCCTGCCGCCGACACCCCGACCCCACGCGGGCCGCGACGGCGCGTTCTTCGCCGCCTCGCTCGTCATCGTGGGTTCCATCTACGCGGTGGTGCTCACGGTGATCGTCGCCAGCTTCATCCGCCTGTGGCCCTACCGGCTCGACCTCACGCTCAAGCACTACGACATCGACATCGCCGGCGGCTATGCGCCGCTGTGGACGTCGATCGGCGTGTCGCTCGTCGCTGCGGCGGTGGGCACGGCGTTGCTGTTCCTGCTGGCCTTCGGCGTGCAGCGCCTGCCCGGCCGGGCCGCCAGCGCGGCACGGCTGCTGAGCGCGCTGCCGGTGGCGGTGCCGGGGCTGGTGCTCGGCCTGGCTTACGTCTTCACCTTCAACACGGCCGACAGGCCCTGGGGCGTGCTGTACGGCAGCGCCCTGCTGCTGGCGCTGTGCAACTACTACCACTACCACACACAAGGTTTCGTGAGCATGATGACGGCCATGCGCACCGTGCCCACCGCCCTCGACGACGCCACCACCGTGCTGGGCGGCGGCGTGGCGCGGGTGCTGGGCGACGTCCACTGGCCGGCGCTGCGCACCACGCTGCTGGCGATCGCGGTGTTCCTGTTCATGCGCTCGATGGTCACGCTGTCGGCCGTCATCTTCCTCATCACACCGTCCCTGTCGATGGGCGCCGTCACGGTCATGCGGCTGGACGAAGCCGGCTTCACCTCGCAGGCGGCCGCCTTCTCCACCTGCATCATGGCGGTGGTGGGCACGATGGCACTGCTATTGCATCTGCTCACCCGCCAACCCGTTCCGTCGGCGCACTGA
- the eutC gene encoding ethanolamine ammonia-lyase subunit EutC, whose amino-acid sequence MSTPDPWDDLRAYTAARLALGRAGSSMPTAELLRFGFAHAQARDAVHVQLDTQALADALAADGLPTLQVHSAAVDRASYLLRPDLGRRLDDASAQRLRDAAGPSPTAGCDLLLVIGDGLSSLAVERNAHAMVTAIRAGLPAGWTLGPVVIAQQARVALADEAGALLGARLVAMLIGERPGLSSPDSLGLYLTWKPAVGRHDAERNCISNIRPEGLSPAAAAGRFWWLAQEARRLQLTGVQLKDRSDAAVIAAPPSTALPALPD is encoded by the coding sequence ATGAGTACGCCCGACCCCTGGGACGATCTGCGCGCCTACACCGCGGCCCGCCTCGCGCTCGGTCGCGCGGGGTCGAGCATGCCCACCGCCGAGCTGCTGCGATTCGGCTTCGCGCATGCCCAGGCGCGCGACGCGGTGCATGTGCAGCTCGACACACAGGCGCTGGCCGACGCACTGGCCGCCGACGGCCTGCCCACGCTGCAGGTGCACAGCGCCGCCGTGGACCGCGCCAGCTACCTGCTGCGCCCCGACCTCGGCCGCCGGCTCGACGACGCCAGTGCGCAGCGGCTGCGCGACGCGGCCGGCCCGAGCCCCACGGCGGGTTGCGACCTGCTGCTGGTCATCGGCGACGGGCTCTCGTCGCTGGCGGTCGAGCGCAACGCGCACGCCATGGTCACCGCCATCCGCGCCGGCCTGCCCGCGGGCTGGACGCTCGGCCCGGTCGTGATCGCGCAGCAGGCGCGCGTCGCGCTGGCCGACGAAGCGGGCGCGCTGCTCGGCGCCCGCCTGGTCGCGATGTTGATCGGCGAGCGCCCGGGCCTCAGCTCACCCGACAGCCTGGGCCTGTACCTCACCTGGAAGCCCGCCGTCGGACGCCACGACGCCGAGCGCAACTGCATCTCGAACATCCGACCCGAAGGCCTCTCGCCCGCGGCCGCCGCCGGCCGCTTCTGGTGGCTGGCGCAGGAGGCGCGGCGCCTGCAGCTCACCGGCGTGCAGCTCAAGGACCGCAGCGACGCCGCGGTCATCGCGGCCCCGCCATCGACCGCTTTGCCGGCCCTGCCGGACTGA
- a CDS encoding ethanolamine ammonia-lyase subunit EutB, whose amino-acid sequence MPYRHAAGDTTWHFADLRTLMAKATPARSGDVLAGVASETAVERMAARMALADVPLRRFLDEALVPYEDDEVTRLIIDTHDAAAFAPIAHLTVGDFRDWLLSDAADSAMLAQVAPGITPEMAAAVSKLMRNQDLILVARKCRVVTRFRNTIGLPGHLAVRLQPNHPTDDLRGIAASMVDGLLYGAGDAVIGINPASDSVPALTRLVHMLDEVIGRLGIPTQSCVLTHVTNTVQMIEQGAPVDLVFQSVAGTEKANTSFGVNLAVLKEAHEAALSLRRGPLGDNVMYFETGQGSALSAGAHHGVDQQTCEARAYAVARAFRPLLVNTVVGFIGPEYLYDGKQIIRAGLEDHFCGKLMGLPLGCDVCYTNHAEADSDDMDTLMTLLGAAGLTFIMGVPGADDIMLNYQSTSFHDALYLREVLGLKRAPEFEVWLQQMQLADAQGRVHSVTPQHPALQQLRQLQLGGGSNA is encoded by the coding sequence ATGCCCTACCGCCACGCCGCCGGCGACACCACCTGGCACTTCGCCGACCTGCGCACGCTGATGGCCAAGGCCACCCCGGCGCGTTCGGGCGACGTGCTGGCCGGCGTCGCGTCCGAGACGGCGGTGGAACGCATGGCCGCGCGCATGGCGCTGGCCGACGTGCCGCTTCGGCGTTTCCTCGACGAGGCGCTGGTGCCCTACGAAGACGACGAGGTCACGCGCCTCATCATCGACACGCACGACGCCGCCGCCTTCGCGCCCATCGCGCACCTGACGGTCGGCGACTTCCGCGACTGGCTGCTGTCCGACGCGGCCGACAGCGCGATGCTGGCGCAGGTGGCGCCCGGCATCACCCCCGAGATGGCGGCCGCCGTGAGCAAGCTGATGCGCAACCAGGACCTGATCCTCGTCGCACGCAAGTGCCGGGTGGTCACGCGCTTTCGCAACACCATCGGCCTGCCCGGCCACCTGGCGGTGCGGCTGCAGCCCAACCACCCGACCGACGACCTGCGCGGCATCGCGGCGTCGATGGTCGACGGCCTGCTCTACGGCGCGGGCGACGCGGTGATCGGCATCAACCCGGCCAGCGACAGCGTGCCGGCGCTCACGCGGCTGGTGCACATGCTCGACGAGGTGATCGGCAGGCTGGGCATCCCGACGCAGTCCTGCGTGCTCACGCACGTGACCAACACGGTGCAGATGATCGAGCAGGGTGCGCCGGTCGACCTGGTGTTCCAGTCGGTCGCCGGCACCGAAAAGGCCAACACCAGCTTCGGTGTGAACCTGGCCGTGCTGAAGGAAGCGCACGAGGCCGCCCTGTCGCTGCGGCGCGGGCCGCTGGGCGACAACGTCATGTACTTCGAGACCGGCCAGGGCAGCGCGCTGTCGGCCGGCGCCCACCACGGCGTCGACCAGCAGACCTGCGAGGCACGGGCCTATGCGGTGGCACGCGCGTTCCGGCCGCTGCTGGTGAACACGGTGGTCGGCTTCATCGGGCCGGAGTACCTGTACGACGGCAAGCAGATCATCCGCGCCGGGCTCGAGGACCACTTCTGCGGCAAGCTGATGGGGCTGCCGCTGGGCTGCGACGTCTGCTACACCAACCATGCCGAGGCCGACTCCGACGACATGGACACGCTGATGACGCTGCTAGGCGCCGCAGGCCTGACCTTCATCATGGGCGTGCCGGGGGCCGACGACATCATGCTCAACTACCAGAGCACGTCCTTCCACGACGCGCTCTACCTGCGCGAGGTACTGGGCCTGAAGCGCGCGCCCGAGTTCGAGGTTTGGCTGCAGCAGATGCAGTTGGCCGACGCACAGGGCCGCGTGCACAGCGTGACGCCGCAGCACCCGGCGTTGCAGCAGCTGCGTCAATTGCAGCTCGGCGGCGGGAGCAATGCATGA